The Megachile rotundata isolate GNS110a chromosome 4, iyMegRotu1, whole genome shotgun sequence region ACGCGTAAGTCGTTGACCGAAACGATTAGTTCGTTAAAAATTCGTTGTCGCGTAACATTGTTCGCGCGTACAACAACGTTTCTAGAAGTCGCGCCGTTCGAGATCCAATGCACTCGCGACTCGATCCGCGATCATGCacgagattttattttattgctgtGGGCACTGCTATAttattctctctctctttctcgctctctctccctctctcttttcCTCGGTCCGTGCTCCTTGTTCGAAAAGAAAGCACCAACGGACGACAGGCGCTTCTTTTTCGACGAGTAAACGAAAGGAAAAGTTCGCCGTTGGATACATCTAGTCACTAGATAAGGTCGCTTGTCCTCGTTCGGAGGCGCGTCGAGCGATCTGTAGGGCTAATATAGTAGGGTCCGCGTCGCGCAAGACGTCCAACGAAAGGTATGCGCGCCTAGTAACCGGAGGAGAACTCTGTCAGCGGGCCTGTGCGATATTGGACGTCTCGCGTCACGCTGACAACGCGTAATGTACGAAGGAACGAGTTCGACGACTCCACCTAAAAATCTACGTCCTAACGTTAATCTACTTTCTATTATGCGCGTCTTTCGGTGTGCCGGTGCGCGTCTTTCTTCCTTTCCGCCTCTAATCTCTCGCTTCGCGCGTAATCGCTACCGTAAACTAACGCTTCTCTCGCTACGCGATAAACTACTTTGCCGCTACAGTTTAGAGCAACATggacaattaatattttttcccTTCCGTCATCGTCCTACCGTCTCTCGATCTCGAGTCGTTCGAAATTATTCGCTAATCGCCTCTCTCTCGCCGTCGCGCGTAAACAAACAGTGGATTATCTCGATTAACCGACCATCCCTACGATCCTTTTTAAGCCGCTTCGCAACCTCGTTCGTCCACCATCGAGAAATTGATCGACCTCGCGTTGCCAGGTTTCGCGATTTCTCCTCGCGGTTAGCTTTTAATCTCGAGTCTCGAAACGCGCGAAATCGACGAACACGCGTCATGCTTCGCACGCTCTCAAAGGCACGTCACTTTGTAGGTACccggtttttatttattttttttttttcttttacttattcttcgttttcttctcGCGACAAACAATGGACACGCGCGATTTCTCTCGATACCGATATTTCGTTATTAATTTGACCGTGATCGGTAGTGTTTAGCGGTATCGCTAGCGTCGCCGCTCTCGATAATATCGATGCTATAACATTACTATTAGCGTTAACTTTATCGTCATCATTCATTCATTTACTTGATCTTtcagtattattattactattattattattattattatcgttatcgTTATCGTTATCGTTATCGTTATCGTTATCGTTAGATTACaagtattattgttgttattgttattataattactactactattattatcgttAGTTATTACAATTTTCCGTTGTCGAGTGTTATTCCGATTCGACTTGTTTCGTTTAGCGGTGTTGCTGTCGATATCGCGCGTTACGAGAGTTCGCGATTCGCCACCGTGATGGTCGCTGTTCGCGTTCACGAAACGATTGATCGCGAGGAAACAAATTCCCTCGACTGCCCGCGGACGACCGCGCAAACTATTGTCGTCGCGTATTTTCTACAGCCTATCGCGTTATCGTCGTTACGTCTACGCCGCTATTGCTCTATCGTATCGTTATTGTTATCGTAAAGTATCGTTATCGGTACTATCGGATAGGATGAAAGAAGGAAACTCTTTGTTCTACTTCCGACGAGAGAAAGCCTCGTGGCCAATACGCGACCGCGCGAAAACCTTTTCTCCGAAACCTGGCAATCTCGTTCCCGTTCCTTCACGTCGCTGTACATTTTTACTCTCTTCCCACCGAGCGTGTGTTTCGATATCTCTACAACCGAAGAGGAAATACGCGAATTCGTAACTCTTCGGACGTCGTTTGCGTCCAAACGAATTAACGAGAAGCAAAACAACGCGATCTCGTTTCCGATCCACGTCGTGGTACGCATCGTGCTCGTCATCGCTCGAGGAATTGGACGAGGTTAGTAATAATCGTCGCGGTTTCCCGCAACTGGGTCGTCGCGGTGCCGACGTAGCTTGGCGGAAAGCGTGGAGAAACGGCGAGAAAAGCTAAAGCCAAGGAGAGCTCGAACGACTTCGCGTCTCGATCGGAcacgaaaagaagaaaagaaaagaacgagACGGTCGACGAACGATCTCGCGCGAATTCGTTAACAATATTTGTCGCGCTCTTTCGCTCGTCTTTCATTCGGAAGCGCACGCACGCTCGCATCCATGCACGCACTCATCTACTCGTGTCCACGAACACACCATCCAATTATGCCAATTACCGTGTGCGATACAATTACGCGATTAGCAGTATCACCGTTACTTTATTATAATTAGTGTTACAAAAGCTTGATTATTTGGATCGGACTGTAGCAATATATTCACATAACTATCGTcgttggaaaataaaaattcaacgtTTACATTACAATTGTTCATCGTCTTCTCGACCGTCGACAACTCGATTCGTTACGAATCGCAATAAATACGGTATGTTTTATAGTgttcagtaataataataataataataataataaaaataatatacaaataaaatataataataataataataataataatcataatagtagtagcagtagtagtagtagtagtagtagtagtagtaatagtaatagtagtagcagttgtagtaataatagtagtaaaaataaaaataataatgataataagaataacaataataatactaGTAGCAGTAGTAGCAGTAATAGTACTagttgtaatattaataatcaccAGTGTAATCGTAGTTGTTACCTTTGTCCTTGTCTATCGTCATCGTGTCGTCGCCGTCACCGTCGTCGTCGTAACTACCGTAGCGATGGTTGTCAGTGAAATCGTCAAAAAACGAACATCGATCAGTCTCGTAACACGATTCGACTACTGTACAGATATTGCCACAAACACGTCGCTTTGGAATAACGCGCATTCCACTTGTTCGAGCTTAACCCTAGAATGTACGTTCTTTGCGAAACAGGCAACGCTCGTGGTTCTTCTACTAAAGTATGCAATAACGTTTAAAGTGTAAGGGTTACTGCTGGGCGGAGCATCGTCATCGGTCGAGGTTCACCGTGTTGTGTCGCGTTGCGTTGCGTTCCGTCGCATCACAGCGAAGTCGGTTCCTCGAGCGATGAACAAGCAAACGAAGGAACGCCGAAACAAATCGTATCGTTATCCGCGCATCGCGCGCGAATGATCGTCGTCGAAACATTAGCTTCGCCAATTATTGCCGTTTTATTCGTCAACAGCGAAATTCCAAGAAATACGGTATAGCGTTTCTCgtgtatacaatataatatatatgtatatatatattatatatatatatattcatcattatcatcattattattcttattaatgttGCTGTtgatgtaattattattattattattattgttattattattattactattattattattaatattattattattattatatattatataggtATAATCTAAGTATCGCGTCGGCATTCGTCGTCGTGCAATGGCACGACGATCGCACGATTGCACAAAGAAAACGAGTTACCTAAGGAACTAACTAGCTAAAGACATTCGACAAGTATAACCGCGAATCGCGTCGTCGTAATACTCGAGGATTAATCGCCGCGACATTGCACCGTTAACGTATTTCGAAAGATTCACGGATTCGATCGCGAATTCCGTGTTGCTCGACGATCTTTTCTCTACGATGGTTCTCGGTAAATTCCTCCGCCTTGCCGCGTTCGATGGCCGCTGTTTCGTTCGCTTCGTTCGCTACTTTAGTCGCGTTTCCCCTCGCCACCCAGGGAGGGAAAGCGTTTAATTTAGAAACGGTACGGTCGTACAAAGTTGACGATACAAAATATCGGTGGCGTACGAGCGCGCGAAAACGATGAGACAAAAGCACGCGTTTGGAGTGTGGCCGCATATAAAAATACACAATTGATTTCGTTCGACGATTAAACGCGTAATCGAAACTCGTACTCTGAAAGGGGAACGCTCAAGCTTTTCTTTTATTCGCGACACCCTGTACACGTCGGACGCATTCGGAATTACGTAGAAAATTGCGTTACGATCGACGATATCTTATTTTACGCTCTTACGATATACGCTTCCGTCACGCTCCTTGCACAACCAGCTCGTTTACGCGCCTCCGACGCCGCGAACGGATCGACGAGTCGCTCGTCGAATCGTCTCGTTCCGAACGGCGAACCGATCGCGAAAACGAATCGGTCGACGTATCGATAACGCAACGACGGTAACGACGAATAGCGAGTCTCGTTCCTTCGTATCGCGTGCATCGAAACGACGTAGCAGGAAAGAAACGAAGGAGCGGCAAAGACGAAAGGACAGTAGACGAGGAAACGAAACGGACGCAAAGTTACAGGCAGGAGCGATAGATTTGTTTCTGTGTCGCGTTCGCGACGGAGTCGGACAGGTGGCGCGAACGGATACGCGAGGAAAGTGggctttttctctttctctgcctCTCTTtcactttctctctttctctttctcaccctctctctctcccccCCTCTCTctcatacatacacacacactctctctctctctctctcgcgcgcGCGCTCACTCTCGCTCCGTGtacgtgtatgtgtgtgtatgcgTGCGTGTACGTGTTTACGAGCGAAGTCGATCGACGACGCGTTGCAAATTTCTATTAAGCTCGATCGTGTGTAAGCGGGGAACGTTCGTTGCGAACGAATGCGCGTTTCCTGTACGGAGGAAAAACATTTCGGAAGGAGGAGCAAGAAGACCGAGCGAAAACAACGACGAACATCGCGGTACCGCGTCTGTCTGTGCTTTGGTTACGGGGATACAGCAGCGTAGGTTTTCGTAACGCGCGCTCGTTATGCCTCGTACGCACGCGTTTAGACGGCATCTTCGGAGCGAGGTATTCTTCCAAGCGTGGCTCGCGTACTCCCTCGATGTCGGTTTCTCCGCttctcgaaaaaaaaaaaaaaaaaaagaaaaatcaacGGAACGGCGCCACCTCCTCTCTTTCTCATTCTGTCTTTCGTACTCTCTCTCATCGACATTCTCTTATTTCGCCCTCCATCTCTCGCACTCTCTCGCTCTCGCTCTGTTTCGAATCAATCTCCTATTCTTATATCATTTTCCGATTCTCTCTAATTTCAGTCGTTTCGCGGTCCTCTCGTCTGCCTCGCCCATCTTCGTCTCGAACGAAAACGGCGCTTCGTCTAACGTACGTCTCTCCCATGGACGTGAACGGTTTCTATTCGTCGGTTTTTCCCTCCTTTGCATCGCGGATACGGGTGTACGAGAAATCGGACAGTTTAGGTACGTCCTCGAGGAGAATGCTGGCAAGGTTACTCCGTGTCTACCGAGAGCCGCCGCTCTCGGACGTCTGTGCCACCGTCGCGGGATTGTGACTCGTCTCGTACTCCATCACCTCCTGATAGATCAGCTCCTTCCACTGGTCCACCGTGTGTTCCCTCTCGTCCACGCTGTGGTCGTACGGACCCGGTGCAGGCTGTAAGAAATTCCAGTTGGCCGTTACATCGACGTTGTCACGCCGCGGCACGGCGAGCGTCGGAGACAAGAGACGACAAAGAAAGAGAACGATCACGAGATTAACCCGTTAATCGTCGCGTCGATTTCGAGGGTTCTCGGTTTATCGTTGGTCGCGGGGGAGGCGTGACCGCGTGTCGAGAAGATCGCTCATTTTTTCGATCGACGAACAACACGGTTAACGGGTTAACGACGGATCGTCCGCACTTACGGCATTCACTTCGCCCTCGTCGTACCACACGTTTATGTAATTGTGCAGCAAAGCGTCGTCGACGGAGATGCGTCGCTCGGGATCGATCACGAGCATGCGCGACAATAGATCCCTGGCTTGGCTGGCTGGAACGCAACAGAGAAAAAAGAAATGCAAGGAACACTTGGTCGAAACGCTTAGCAAGGATTCTTCGATGAACGGCAACGATAATTCGTTTTGCTCCTCACCTTTTAATCTGTTGTGTTCCGAGGAGTCCGAGGGAAACAACACGTCCGGAAATAACCTGTCGAAAGGATATCCCGGGTATCGTGGCCTGTTCTCCACGTAATTCCTTACCGTCGGTTGTAGCCGCTGCATAAACTCTTGTGCCGGCGTTCCCAGTTGTTCTGCAAAATCGAGTCGTCGAAATCGGACGAAAGACAAAGAGGCGAATCATCTTACCGATTATCTTGTTCCACTGATCGATGTGGTCGGTGCCGGGAAACAGTACGCCGCCTCGAATCATCTCGCCCATGATACATCCAACCGACCAAATGTCCACGTTTTCCTTGTAACCCATTCCCAGGATCACCTGCGAACCACGAGAAACGAATTGGCGCGTTACCGCTTTTCCGAGAGCAACCGTTCACCGTGTTTCGCCAAAGTGTTCCGAAGAAACATACCTCCGGCGCTCTGTAGTACCGCGTCACCACGTACGGCGTCATCATGAAGGTGGTGCCGGCGGTCCTGGCCAAACCGAAATCGAGAATCTTCAACGTGCAGTCGGATTTTACCACGATATTGCTCGGCTTCAAATCCTGTCGAATCGACGAGGGAAGAATGAAGAAAAAATACGAGATCGTACGAGAAAGGAAACGCGATCGACGAGAGAACGTTCGCTTACCCTGTGAATGATTCCGGCCGAATGTAAGTGCTTGATGCCGCAGAGCATTTGGTAGAGAAGGTAAGACATGCGCTCGTGATCCAGATCCATCTGGATTACCTGGCACAGGTTCGCGTCCATAAGTTCCATCACCAAGTAAACGTCTTGAAACTCGTCCAACGATCGTTGCGGAGTGAACGCGTTCAGAAGACCGATTATCTGGAAGGAGACAAGGCGTTCGAGGTAGACAGAGAAGATCTCGAATCAGAAACGCGTTTCTTACGTTTTTATGATTGACCAGTTTCATCAGCTTGAACTCCCTGTAGGCCCTCTTCGCGTGCGTGACGTTCTGAAACGGTCTGGAAAGCTTCTTGATCGCCACATTCTGCGCGGTCACCGTGTCGTACGCCGCGCTgaaacacacacacgcacagGCACACACAGACGATTCGAGATCGATCGAGCGAATCGAGCGGCCCTGAACACCTTCCAATCGGCCGCGACTTTTAATCGCGTTTCGATCGCGTAAATCGTTCTTTTCTCGTTCTCGCGAGTGGAATCGGTTAATCGAGATACGCGTTCGAAGCGGCGTCGATACGGGCCATACTGGAAGCTCGTTCTTAGCGACCGCTAAAACGTTGTATCGCCGAGGAACGGAAGGAGGAGAGAAAACGGACTTACCAAACGATTCCTTGTGCGCCGGAACCGATCGGCTTCAGGTTCTGGTACCGCTTGAGAATGGTGAATCTGGTGTCCCCGACTTCGACCGTGTAAAACATGGCGGACAGCCGGGTTGTCATATCAGGCCCCAGGTAAGGCATGCGCCTCGGTGCACGTCTCTCCTGCTGCACCTGTACCTGCACCTCCCCGCCGCTCGAGCACTCTTGGTGCACCCGACGAGGACTTACGCTCTTAGCCACTTTGAACGCGAGTTTCGGCGTACTTGGCTAAAAGGAAATTTATCCGCGGAGAGGCAAGGCCCACGAACCAGCACGTTCGCTTCTCCCGTTGCCGCCGCCCACCCTCCTTTGCGCTGTGTCGCTGCCCGTTGACCGCTCGCCGAGGACGCCGCCCGCTTCTCGCGTTCGCCGGATTCGTCTGCGACAGAATCGAACGCGTTGGGACCCTCTCGACCGACCGGGCCTTCGAGCGAGGCTACGAACCCGAGAAGGATCCACGAGGAATCGAACGATCGAGTCGCGACCGGATCCTTTCGGTGTCTCGGTCGGAAATAGAAATTGGAGCAAAGTCGGCCAGACGTTCTCTCGaccgcgaaaaaaaaaaaagaagaacggCCGCCGGTCGAAGAGTTTTTGGTCGGACGGCCAAAATTAGAGGACGCGCGCGAATACTTTGGCGAAGCGTTTGCCTCGAAACGCGAGCATTTCTTCTGCTGGCTCGGGATTCCCCcgaatatttatagaatatttataGAATGGTGCGCCTCCAGACGTCGAGGAGCACTCGCGCGCTCGAGGACCTTTCTCGACGGACCTTTCCTTCCGCGTCGCCACCTGCTACCAATTACGCAACTTCGCTCCGACGATTATTAATCCACTCGCGCCTTCGAACGATCAACCTCGCTCGCGGCGACGTTCGCTCTCTCGGGTTTAAACGCGAGTCGCGATCCAAGCTCCTTCGCGAGAATCTTCGTTTTCGGACGTTCGCGGGATACAACGGTACAAGAAACCTCTTTCTTTTCTCGGTCGAACAAGAATAGCGCGTTCGTCGAGCGATCGGCACCGTTCGAATTTTTGTCCGCGTCTTCCGACGGATACCCTCGCTGGCAACGCGCAACCACCGACCTCCCATCGAGCCTCGAGGAATCGCGCGTATCCGTTAGACCGTCTTCGCGTCGATATAATTGGCGAGACGAGAACGACGCGGGAGATTCTACGCCTACGCGGACGGTCCTTCCGGTGTTACCTTCTCCTTTTCTCTTTTCACCGGAAGCGTGGTCCGAACCGGGTACTCACCATAAACGCGTTGCCATTGCGAACAGTCGAGGAATCCTTGAACCCGAGGCGACGATGGTCTGCGAACAAAGCAAACGAACGCGACGAGTTTTAATCTGATCGATCTCGTGGAAGGGACAAACGCCGCGAAAAACTGTGCTTTTTCCGACAGCGGTCGAGCTAGCCAAGTTAAAAGTTGGGTCAGACGGAATCCAGAGACCTACCCATAAACCGTCGTCGCGAACGTCGAATCGGATATTAAATTTCCTCGAAGCAACACATATTTCCCAGAGGATAGCACGCTGCTCCCCTTTCCGGTAGAGCGCGTTTTcgctctctccttctctcttaCGACATTCCCGTTTTCTCTTATCCACGGCCAAAGTAATTGCACCGTCTCGCAGGATCATAGCCGTTTAATTGTTCGCGGAACAGCTACCGTTCCAATTAATTTGCGTAATTACGCGACGAGTCCGGAAAACGCGCGTctcctcgtttttttttttttttcaacgatCCACGAGCAATCCGAGTTTCGCGCCGTGTTTCGGTTAAAGTTTCGATCGGACGGTGGCGAGTCATGGCGCCGATCGCGCGAGTTAGCGGTACTCGCGCGATCGTTGCGAAGAAAATGTTGGCAGAACGTCTAAACGGCAAATCGGTGTAGGCGGACAAAAGGAAAAATACGTAACGAGAGACAGCTCGGTGGAAGGATTTCCCCGCGGAACGAATCGGAGCCAGGGTAAACGCGGTGGGGTTCAAAGAACTCGGGAGCACAAATACCGGTTTCGAGTTGTCGAAGGTGATGTACGAGCAAAGAGATACGATAGGAAAGACTGGCGAGCGAAGGACGCGTCGATAACGGGGCGGCAATGTCTCGAGCGAACAGCCGCGATAACGCGACCGCGACATCGACGTCGTCTCTCGTTGGCCGACCGATCGGATTCGAAGAAATCGCGTCTACTCGGCTATCGAACGAACGGAGGGAGCGAAGATCCGCGCGATGCCGTTAACGACGTGTGCTCGTTATCGAAGGTTAAATTGGTCGCTAGCTCGTCGCTAGGCTCGTCGCGATAATTAATTTCGATCGGTTCGATAGCGCAACGCGTCTCACCTCCGCGGATCACGAGGGTAATTAGCAGCGGTGTAGGAAAGAGGATGGCTGCGAAAAGCGACGGAGGAGACGTTCGCAAAGTTCGTCGACCGAAATGTCGCGAAGGAGGGAACCGAGAACGATCGAAATGGTCCGTGAACGAGGAACCGACCAAACACCGGTAACCCGCGAGCCGAGTCGCGACGATAATTGGCCGCTGGCAAACGAACGATTCGCGCGTTCGTTCCACGGAATAATTTCAAACTCGACCGGTTGCCCACCCAACTCGGCCTCCTACCGCGCTCGTATTTAGAGCTTAGCGTCGCCGTCGCCGTCGCCGTCGACGTCGAATCGACCGTTTCGCCTTTCCGCGGTACCGACACGCGCCCCGCTCGTCTTCCGCCTTAATATACGTTCCATATTTTAGTCTCCTCGTTCCGTTCCATCGCGGTTAATTTGCACCAGACCCGCCGCGAAATCGATACCTTCGGACGAAACGGTCCGCCCAACCGTTTTGTCCGCTTCCTACCTTCTCTATTTGCTTCGTCTCCTCGTTTCGCTTCTTCTCTATTTTCGCCCGTCTTCGCCACCGACCTACGAACGACTCGAAATTCTCTGATTCACCCTCGAACGCGATCGAACGCGATCGAACGCGATCGAACGCGAGCAACCCCGAGGACGTAACCTTCCGTAACATCAGCGAAGAACGCTGCACGATTGCCGTGGTCGCCAGCTCGATATTAATTCGTCTAAACGCGACGTTTTTTCATCTCCGTCGACGAAACCGACTATTTACGCCGGTAAACCTGAACCGATCCGAATCgagtgaaagagagagaggcgATCTTGTATTCGAACGACGGCCTCcctaaaaaagaaacaaagccGAGGGTGTCGCGTGCCGACGCGTCTTCGCCGTCCCCCGTCTTTCTCTATTTCGCGCGACGCGTTCGTTTCTTTCGCTGGTCTCGTTGCCCGACGAGTTATGCAACTCGCGAAGAAGCCGCTTTCGTCGAGGAACGCCGCTAATTGGCCGAAAATAAATGCCCTCGAACAACCATTTTCTCTCTCTCCGGTACGTGCTCGCGTTTCGTTCGTAGGCCGTCCTCCGCTTTCGCGTCGAGAAAATCG contains the following coding sequences:
- the bsk gene encoding mitogen-activated protein kinase dJNK, whose translation is MPYLGPDMTTRLSAMFYTVEVGDTRFTILKRYQNLKPIGSGAQGIVCAAYDTVTAQNVAIKKLSRPFQNVTHAKRAYREFKLMKLVNHKNIIGLLNAFTPQRSLDEFQDVYLVMELMDANLCQVIQMDLDHERMSYLLYQMLCGIKHLHSAGIIHRDLKPSNIVVKSDCTLKILDFGLARTAGTTFMMTPYVVTRYYRAPEVILGMGYKENVDIWSVGCIMGEMIRGGVLFPGTDHIDQWNKIIEQLGTPAQEFMQRLQPTVRNYVENRPRYPGYPFDRLFPDVLFPSDSSEHNRLKASQARDLLSRMLVIDPERRISVDDALLHNYINVWYDEGEVNAPAPGPYDHSVDEREHTVDQWKELIYQEVMEYETSHNPATVAQTSESGGSR